The genome window TCGAAAGGCGCTCGCTGGCGCCTTGCATGTTCGGCCTTTGCTCCTTGCGCTGGCCTTCGCCACGACCATGCTGCTGTACCACGCGGCCGTCCGGCGGGTGGGCATCCTCCGGTTCCTGTGCGGCATGAGACCGCGCCCTGCGGCGGCGCCCCGGAGCGGACGGGTGGATGCGGCCGTCGTCTGAGCCCACGGAACAGATGAGGAAGGGAGATCTCACTTGGCCACGTTTGAGGATTTCCAGAAGCTGGACATTCGCATCGGCACCGTGACGCGCGCGGAAGCCTTCCCGGAGGCGCGCGTGCCGGCGATCAAGCTGTGGATCGATTTCGGCCCGTTGGGCGAGAAGCAATCCAGCGCCCAGATCACGCGCCGGTACACGCCGGAATCCATGGTGGGCCGGCAGGTGGTGGCCGTGGTCAACTTTCCGCCCAAG of Clostridia bacterium contains these proteins:
- the csaA gene encoding chaperone CsaA, yielding MATFEDFQKLDIRIGTVTRAEAFPEARVPAIKLWIDFGPLGEKQSSAQITRRYTPESMVGRQVVAVVNFPPKRVAGFRSDVLVLGGIPEEGDVILLRPDEAAPNGTPVS